The region CAAGATATATGCATGAGAATATCAGCAGGAACGATATAACTGGGAGTGCAATCTTTAATAACACACCGATACCACTCTTCCTGTTGTGTCCTGTCAAGAAAATAATGAAAAGAGTACTGCATCAAGATTCAAGCATAGCTTGTGCGAGTACACATTTACTTTTTTCTAAATGAGTACAAGATACCGATTTACTTGCATATAATACCAAAGAAGATAGTAAAATGCATCTCGGATCTCAAATATAGTTACAGATTTTGTTTTAGAATTGAGTATTTGCAGACACCAAAAGTAACTGGCTAACTAGTGCAGTGTTACAAGTGTGTGAGCTGGAAAATTAGCCAACCAACACAATTCTGAAAGAAATGCTAACTGATGAGTTTATTCGATGATAACAACTATATGTCCTGGGTAGGAAAGGCTGGTGTTCGTAGTTTCACACGCTGACACTCAGACTACACTGCAGGTTAAAAGAGTTCAAGCAGCCATGGAAGTATGGAACAATACATACCAGGAGAGCCAGCAAGCCGAAGGTACAGGTTGCCACCAAGTACGCCTGTCTTCTCTAAGTCGACAAGCTCCCCTGTCCAGACCAAGCATCTTGATGGGCCACCAGTTGCGACAATACTGCTCAAGTTGGCGTAAGCGTACGCAGTGCAGGAGCAGTTACGCTCACACTGAGCAGTGCACTCCTCGAAGCTTCCGCTCCTCACATACACAAACTTATCAGGCACCTTCATCCCAGGCAAGGCGGAGAAATGGTAACCACGACATGTCAGTTCCTCCTTTCTCACGCATCCTCTGGAGAAGTTGGCACTGAAGCCGTCCGCCGGCTCGAACCCATCAAGGCACCTGCACTCCCTGGTGGGCATGTTGCAGTAGCCAAACGGACCACACGAGCCGTATTGGCGGCAGCCATCACCTGGGCGCTTGAACAGAACCACCCATGACTGGCCACTCCAGATCCTGAGCATCAAGTCGCCTGTGTAGTCCAGCTTCCAGTGGGATCTCCGGGAGGAGCTGTTGCCCGTGTTGTACGTCGAGTAGATGGTCTCTCCGTCATCGACGTTCTGGGACCACATGTATCCATTCTTGTCCGAGGCTTCTGCGCCGTTCCACAGTCCGCTGCGCCAGTATTTGCTTGTCCCGCGCCAGGTGAGAATCTGGAGGCCCGTGCTGGGGTCACGACTGAGGAGGAATTTCCCGGTGGATGGGTCTTGAGAACCCTTCCAAGCAACGATGTGCACTGCTGTGTGGGTCTTGTAGTTTGCCCATAACTTGAAGCCGGGGAGGATGGTGTCGGTCGGGTGATCATAGCTCTGCCATATCTGCGTGAAATTCTGCAACTGGAGGACAAAGTTCCCCCCCTCGAGCAGCAGCGCCACAGCCCCATCAGCCCCGGCGGTGACATTGTTCGTCGTCCTCCAAAGGATACGGCCCCTGGAATCCGACAAGACAAGATCAGAGCTGTTGGTGAGAACCAACTTTCCGGACAAACCGCTGCCGATTGGGTTGTCGCGGTTGGCCACCCACACATATGTCCGCTCCGGGATGTCGTGGTACCATATGCCTACATATGAGTTTGAGGTGGAGTTTTCTGGGGAGAAGAAACCAAGAGCAAATATGCCATTGTTGGAGACAAGCTTGTCGCCAGGCAAGAGTGGCTTCCCAGGTGTTAGGCGGTCATCGGATTTGCAGAGACAAATCAATGGTAGGAGGATAAAAAATGGGAGCAGAGTCATTCCCATTAAGCCTTCTTTCGCATATGCTTGTGAAGGGCAAAGCAAGGAGATGGTATGAGAGAAATGCTCTGGAATGATTTGCTTGCTTGGAGATATGAAACTGCTAGCTGCTGGTCTTTGTGGGGAATTAAGGGACCAAGAAATGCTCCATGTCAAAGCCATGGATG is a window of Triticum dicoccoides isolate Atlit2015 ecotype Zavitan chromosome 2B, WEW_v2.0, whole genome shotgun sequence DNA encoding:
- the LOC119366228 gene encoding G-type lectin S-receptor-like serine/threonine-protein kinase At1g11330, with translation MALTWSISWSLNSPQRPAASSFISPSKQIIPEHFSHTISLLCPSQAYAKEGLMGMTLLPFFILLPLICLCKSDDRLTPGKPLLPGDKLVSNNGIFALGFFSPENSTSNSYVGIWYHDIPERTYVWVANRDNPIGSGLSGKLVLTNSSDLVLSDSRGRILWRTTNNVTAGADGAVALLLEGGNFVLQLQNFTQIWQSYDHPTDTILPGFKLWANYKTHTAVHIVAWKGSQDPSTGKFLLSRDPSTGLQILTWRGTSKYWRSGLWNGAEASDKNGYMWSQNVDDGETIYSTYNTGNSSSRRSHWKLDYTGDLMLRIWSGQSWVVLFKRPGDGCRQYGSCGPFGYCNMPTRECRCLDGFEPADGFSANFSRGCVRKEELTCRGYHFSALPGMKVPDKFVYVRSGSFEECTAQCERNCSCTAYAYANLSSIVATGGPSRCLVWTGELVDLEKTGVLGGNLYLRLAGSPGHNRKSGIGVLLKIALPVISFLLIFSCIYLVCICKRRGIQVNKESWKRPAPDHSSTSQEVWDQNFELRSIRFEDIATATNSFHDTNIIGKGGFGKVYKGTLEDGKEVAVKRLSKGSEQGIEHFINEVVLIAKLQHKNLIRLLGCCIHEDEELLIYEYLPNKSLDKFLFDTAGKSILDWPRRFNIIKGVARGLMYLHQDSRMTIIHRDLKPSNILLDVEMNPKISDFGMARIFGGNEQQESTR